A window of the Dasypus novemcinctus isolate mDasNov1 chromosome 15, mDasNov1.1.hap2, whole genome shotgun sequence genome harbors these coding sequences:
- the RASL11A gene encoding ras-like protein family member 11A isoform X1, which yields MRPPSMSGNFLLAPIPEASSDCLLPKSIKLAVLGSGRVGKSAMIVRFLTKRFIGDYEPNTDKLYSRLVSVEGDQLSLQIQDTAGGVQVPDSLLQAADPLARCVQWAEGFLLVYSITDHSSYQSIRPLYQHIRKVHPDAKTPVVIVGNKGDLLHARQVPTQDGLQLAHELGSLFLEISTSESYEDVCDVFQHLCKEVSKLHSHSGERRRASAIPRPRSPNMQDLKRRFKQALSSKVKSPSALG from the exons ATGCGTCCGCCCAGCATGTCGGGGAACTTTCTGCTCGCGCCCATCCCGGAGGCCTCCTCCGACTGTCTCCTGCCCAAGAGCATCAAACTGGCCGTGCTGGGCTCCGGCCGCGTGGGCAAGAGCG CGATGATCGTGCGCTTCTTGACCAAGAGGTTCATCGGCGACTATGAGCCTAATACAG ACAAACTGTATTCGCGCCTCGTCTCTGTCGAGGGAGACCAGCTGTCCCTACAGATCCAGGACACTGCAGGAGGCGTTCAG GTCCCCGACAGCCTCCTGCAGGCGGCCGACCCCCTGGCCAGGTGCGTGCAGTGGGCAGAAGGTTTTCTGCTCGTCTACTCCATCACAGACCACAGCAGCTACCAGTCCATCCGGCCCCTGTACCAACACATCCGGAAGGTCCACCCCGACGCCAAGACCCCCGTCGTCATCGTGGGCAACAAGGGGGACCTCCTGCACGCGCGGCAGGTGCCCACGCAGGACGGCCTGCAGCTGGCCCACGAGCTGGGCAGCCTGTTCCTGGAGATTTCCACTAGTGAAAGCTACGAAGACGTCTGCGATGTGTTTCAGCATCTCTGCAAAGAAGTGAGCAAGCTGCACAGCCACagcggggagaggaggagggcctCTGCCATCCCCCGGCCTCGCTCTCCCAACATGCAGGACCTTAAGAGGCGCTTCAAGCAGGCGCTGTCGTCCAAAGTCAAGTCCCCGTCTGCCCTGGGGTGA
- the RASL11A gene encoding ras-like protein family member 11A isoform X2: MIVRFLTKRFIGDYEPNTDKLYSRLVSVEGDQLSLQIQDTAGGVQVPDSLLQAADPLARCVQWAEGFLLVYSITDHSSYQSIRPLYQHIRKVHPDAKTPVVIVGNKGDLLHARQVPTQDGLQLAHELGSLFLEISTSESYEDVCDVFQHLCKEVSKLHSHSGERRRASAIPRPRSPNMQDLKRRFKQALSSKVKSPSALG, encoded by the exons ATGATCGTGCGCTTCTTGACCAAGAGGTTCATCGGCGACTATGAGCCTAATACAG ACAAACTGTATTCGCGCCTCGTCTCTGTCGAGGGAGACCAGCTGTCCCTACAGATCCAGGACACTGCAGGAGGCGTTCAG GTCCCCGACAGCCTCCTGCAGGCGGCCGACCCCCTGGCCAGGTGCGTGCAGTGGGCAGAAGGTTTTCTGCTCGTCTACTCCATCACAGACCACAGCAGCTACCAGTCCATCCGGCCCCTGTACCAACACATCCGGAAGGTCCACCCCGACGCCAAGACCCCCGTCGTCATCGTGGGCAACAAGGGGGACCTCCTGCACGCGCGGCAGGTGCCCACGCAGGACGGCCTGCAGCTGGCCCACGAGCTGGGCAGCCTGTTCCTGGAGATTTCCACTAGTGAAAGCTACGAAGACGTCTGCGATGTGTTTCAGCATCTCTGCAAAGAAGTGAGCAAGCTGCACAGCCACagcggggagaggaggagggcctCTGCCATCCCCCGGCCTCGCTCTCCCAACATGCAGGACCTTAAGAGGCGCTTCAAGCAGGCGCTGTCGTCCAAAGTCAAGTCCCCGTCTGCCCTGGGGTGA